Proteins from a genomic interval of Zingiber officinale cultivar Zhangliang chromosome 2A, Zo_v1.1, whole genome shotgun sequence:
- the LOC122040753 gene encoding transcription factor bHLH93-like: MELDEQGFLDELLGPFFAPGEADACFDCFQQSPAGLLPPCAGYDYCLSDAVYSAAPEVQSSAFDDVERGQSSCKSEAPPPPPVAGLRKTRKTKLEGAPSKNLMAERRRRKRLNDRLSMLRSIVPKISKMDRTSILGDTIDYMKELLDRVKHLQEEMIDLAPEQDTRILLNIFKELNSKEVSFDVQRRENDTRIGICCAAKPGLLLSTVSTLEALGLDIQQCVMSCFSEFGMQASCLEEMDQRAVLSAEDIKQALFRNAGYGGKCL, encoded by the exons ATGGAACTCGACGAGCAGGGCTTCTTGGACGAGCTGCTCGGCCCCTTCTTCGCGCCCGGCGAAGCTGACGCCTGCTTCGACTGTTTCCAGCAGAGCCCCGCGGGACTCCTCCCTCCCTGCGCCGGCTATGATTACTGCCTGAGCGACGCAGTGTACTCTGCCGCGCCGGAGGTACAGTCCTCGGCGTTCGACGACGTCGAGCGCGGCCAGAGCTCCTGCAAGTCGgaggcgccgccgccgccgccggtcgccggGCTGAGGAAGACGAGGAAGACGAAGCTCGAAGGTGCGCCGTCAAAGAATCTAATGGCGGAACGACGGAGAAGGAAGAGGCTCAATGACCGGCTCTCCATGCTCAGGTCGATAGTCCCCAAGATTAGCAAG ATGGACAGAACTTCCATTCTCGGGGACACCATCGATTACATGAAGGAGCTACTCGACAGGGTCAAGCACCTGCAAGAGGAGATGATCGACCTCGCTCCGGAGCAAGACACTCGTATTCTACTGAACATCTTCAAGGAATTAAACTCGAAGGAGGTCTCG TTCGATGTCCAAAGAAGAGAGAACGATACGCGCATCGGAATCTGTTGCGCCGCCAAGCCGGGCCTCCTGCTTTCCACCGTGAGCACGCTGGAAGCACTCGGGCTGGACATCCAACAGTGCGTGATGAGTTGCTTCAGTGAATTCGGAATGCAGGCATCTTGTCTGGAG GAGATGGATCAGAGGGCAGTCCTGAGCGCTGAAGACATCAAACAAGCACTCTTCAGGAATGCAGGCTATGGAGGAAAATGCTTATAA